The Candidatus Zixiibacteriota bacterium genomic interval TCGATTACAATAGCGACGAAATCTCCCGGAAAACAACCATAACATCAAAGTTGTTCGCGTGCGAATGGAACAAGCACAAAATAAACCTGCTCGACTGCCCGGGACACACCGATTTCATCGGTGAACTCCAAAGCTCCCTAAAAGTGGCCGAGTCCGTCGGTATCGTTATAAGCGCACTAGCTGGCGTGGAAATTGGCACCCAGATTCACTGGAAGACTATAGAAAAATCGGGCAGCCCTCGCTTCTTTTTTGTCAATAAAATAGAAAATGAAAACGTCAAGTGGCAGACCTGCCTGAATTCAATCAAAGATACTTTCGGCAGCCATGTGGTCGCCGTACAAATTCCTATCGGCGAGGCTCTAACTTTCAAGGGCATCATTGACCTTCTGCACATGAAAGCCTACACCTTCGATGCCAGTGGCAAGAGAGTCGAGTCGGAAATCCCGGCCGACCTCAAAGATCAGGCCCAGGCTGAGCGTGAAGCTCTGGTCGAGATAGCTGCCGAAGCCGACGATTCCCTGATGGAGAAATTCTTCGAAAACGGTACGCTCGATGAAGCCGATGTTGTCAGCGGGCTGCGCAAAGGTATCCTCAATGCTTCCATCTACCCGGTTCTCGTTGGTTCAGCCGCCAATAACATGGGCGTACAAACCCTGCTCGATTTCGCCGTTGAGTACTTGCCGACCCCTGACAAGCTCGGTGCTGTAACCGCCCTCAAGACCGGCACCGAGAACAAACTTGAACTTAATGTCGATGCCTCAGCTAAACCGGTCTGCTTTGTCTACAAAACAGTCTCAGAGGGACACCTTGGTGAAATGCTGTACGCGAAATGTTACTGCGGAACCATCAAGGCAGGCGAAGAACTAAAAAATCAAAACCGTGGCTCTGGCGAACGACTCAACCAGATCAGCGTCCTGCAAGGCAAAAACCGGGTGGAAGTTCCTTTCATCTCAGCCGGTGATATCGGCGTTCTGGTAAAACTGAAAGACACCCACACCGGCGATACCCTTTCCGGCGGTGGTCAAGCGATAACAATTCCCCCGGTGGCGTTCAATGAACCGGTCATGGATGTAGCTATTAAGGCTAAATCCAAAGGTGACGAAGAAAAAATCGCCAACGGCCTGGCCAAGCTCAGAGAAGAAGACCCGACCTTCCGGCTCATCTCCGATGCCGCTCTCAAACAACAGGTACTTTACGGTCAGGGTCCGACCCACATCGATGTACTCGTCGAGAAACTCAAAACTCGTTTCGGTGTTGAAGTCGAACTGGGAAAACCAAAAGTCCCCTACAAAGAAACTGTCAAAGGCAAAGCCGAAAAACAATATCGCCACAAGAAACAATCGGGTGGCCGCGGTCAGTACGGCGATGTTTACATCCGCATCGAGCCGAACAAACGAGGCGCGGGATTCGAATTCCTCGACGAAATCAAGGGTGGTGTTATCCCGAACAAATACATTCCAGCGGTGGAAAAAGGCATCGTTGAGTCAATGCAGCACGGCGGTTTGGCCGGTTCACAGGTGGTTGATGTCAAAGTCGCCTTATATTTCGGTTCGTATCACGATGTTGACTCATCGGATATGGCCTTCAAGATTGCCGGCTCGATGGCCTTCCGCGAAGGCTTCCTCGAAGCCAAACCGGTAATTCTTGAACCGATATTCAACGTTGAAATCGTCGTTCCCGATGAATTCACGGGGGACGTCATGGGTGACATATCCTCCCGACGAGGCAAAATCGCAGGTATGGACCCCGATGGACGTAACCAGATTGTCCGCGCGACCGTACCACAGGCCGAACTCTATCAGTACGCCGTCGACCTCCGCTCGATGACCCAGGGGCAGGGTGTCTATACCCTCTCTTTCTCGCACTACGAAGAGGTCCCGCATGAGGTAGCGCAGAAAATCATCGAGGAAGCCAAACGCGAAAAGGAAGCTGAAGGCTAAAGGATAAAATTCCCCGTAAAATGAAAGAGGTCAGGAGCCTTATGAAGATCCTGACCTTCTTTTATTGGTGTCATTCGCTCAGGTTGACAACCTGATATCTCGACTACAAGCTATCACCCGGCGTTTCAGCCGGCTCTTCAGCCTGCGGCTGCGGCTCAGCGTTGCCGATGCGAAACTTGACAGACTTGAGAATATTACCGTCAGCATCAAGAACTCTAACCTCCCAGGCACCGGTCCACGACGGAAGGATTTGCTTGGAACTCCAGGTTCTCCATGAAGGGCTGTTCACCTTGAGATTGACCGAAGCCACCTCCCTACCCTCCCATGTCCAGACGTGCGTTATCATCGTGGTATCGGTAGCCCCATGACAGTGAGTCCACATATAAACCTGACCGACATTGGGGTCAAAGCTATCGGATTCTCCGACAGGTTGACGGTCCTCCACGCCGCTGCAGATAACTGTCTCAACCTCCGTGAACGGAGTAGATTTCTCCGCTTCCTGGCTCCAAACGAGTTGAGACAATAGGCAAAATGCCAACAAAATGACAAATGACAGGCTAAATTTCACTCAGCCCTCCTTTCGGAAATAAGCCACCTCAAGCGCAAGGATAACCCACCGCTCAGCAGTCTGCAATATTAAAATCCTCCCTTCACCCCGGATAAATCTCTGCCGCCCTAAGATTGGATCGCGTCAACGCTTGGAAGCAATCCCTCAACAAGGTCAATGATCTCGCGTGTCGGGATGGCGTGCCAGCTCTCCACCTGAAAAGCGCCGCGCGCCCGGCTAAGCAGGGATACCTTGGCCGCCACCTTCTCATCAGGAGCCTCATAGATGCACATGAAATCATATGGCCCCAGAATGGCATAGTGCGCCAGCACCTTAACCTCCGGACAACTCTTGTTAATCTCCTCCAACCAGGCACTGCTGTCGCGCGAATGAGCTTTGAGCTTGTTGGTGATGTCTATGATGTCGGCATCAACCGGAGCGATTCTCGTCATCATCACGAATGTCTTCATCTGCCACTCCTTTGGTTTCTTACTTACTAAGACCCCGGGCCTCGATGACTACGATTCAGTGTGAGAAAGAAAAGAAAACGTTCTGATTCTACTGTTGACCAGCCCAATTAAATTATACCTAATCTATATACGCCGCCAAACACTATTTTCCTGCAAGCTGACGGCCGCTTCCTATCCCAATATCACATATTGCCGATCTGCTCAAAAAAAATTTGACACATACACAAATGAGCAGTATTGTACGGCAGGTAAAAACGAGTATGACCTGAAAATGCGAGGTTAGGTTGAGTCATCCAAAACTGACCGAAAAACAAGCGAAAGTCCTAAAATTCATAAAAGACCAGATCGCGGCCCACGGTTCGGCACCCACTATCCGCGAGATTGGCCGGTATATGGGTATCAGTTCCACCAACGGTGTGCGTCTGCACCTTACCGCGCTGCTCAAGAAGGGCTATCTGAAAAAACAAAAATTCATAGCCAGAGGACTCGAACTCGCCCACAGTATCGCATCCGATATTCGTCAGGTTCCTCTGGTCGGCTCGGTCCCGGCCGGCGTGCCCATCGACGCTATCGAAAATATTGAAGGCGAAATTGCGCTCGATGCCTCCTTTGCCCCTAAAGGCGATTCCTTCACCCTACGCGTTGTCGGAGACTCGATGCGCGATGCCGGGATTCTCGATGGCGATCTGGTGCTGGTCCTGAAACAGGATATCGCGAATAGAGGCGAAATCGTTGTCGCCATCATAGGCGGCGAGGCAACGGTGAAAAGATACTTTCCTGAAGGTAAAAGAATTCGCCTGCAACCGGAAAACGACGCCTATAAGCCGATTATCATCGATAAAAAATCCGCCGACCTGCGCATTGCCGGAAAAGTCGTCGGTTTGATGAGGCGCATAGGCTGAAAAAAAGAAAGCCCGCTCCAACTATGAAGCGGGCCCGTCTCGTCCTTGAAACGTGTTATATCACCAGTGTCAGTAGTGCCATCA includes:
- the lexA gene encoding transcriptional repressor LexA, translating into MSHPKLTEKQAKVLKFIKDQIAAHGSAPTIREIGRYMGISSTNGVRLHLTALLKKGYLKKQKFIARGLELAHSIASDIRQVPLVGSVPAGVPIDAIENIEGEIALDASFAPKGDSFTLRVVGDSMRDAGILDGDLVLVLKQDIANRGEIVVAIIGGEATVKRYFPEGKRIRLQPENDAYKPIIIDKKSADLRIAGKVVGLMRRIG
- a CDS encoding GYD domain-containing protein, with amino-acid sequence MKTFVMMTRIAPVDADIIDITNKLKAHSRDSSAWLEEINKSCPEVKVLAHYAILGPYDFMCIYEAPDEKVAAKVSLLSRARGAFQVESWHAIPTREIIDLVEGLLPSVDAIQS
- the fusA gene encoding elongation factor G produces the protein MKEYTTDKIHNICLAGQRGCGKTSLGDAIAFNTGVNNRIGRVDDGSSILDYNSDEISRKTTITSKLFACEWNKHKINLLDCPGHTDFIGELQSSLKVAESVGIVISALAGVEIGTQIHWKTIEKSGSPRFFFVNKIENENVKWQTCLNSIKDTFGSHVVAVQIPIGEALTFKGIIDLLHMKAYTFDASGKRVESEIPADLKDQAQAEREALVEIAAEADDSLMEKFFENGTLDEADVVSGLRKGILNASIYPVLVGSAANNMGVQTLLDFAVEYLPTPDKLGAVTALKTGTENKLELNVDASAKPVCFVYKTVSEGHLGEMLYAKCYCGTIKAGEELKNQNRGSGERLNQISVLQGKNRVEVPFISAGDIGVLVKLKDTHTGDTLSGGGQAITIPPVAFNEPVMDVAIKAKSKGDEEKIANGLAKLREEDPTFRLISDAALKQQVLYGQGPTHIDVLVEKLKTRFGVEVELGKPKVPYKETVKGKAEKQYRHKKQSGGRGQYGDVYIRIEPNKRGAGFEFLDEIKGGVIPNKYIPAVEKGIVESMQHGGLAGSQVVDVKVALYFGSYHDVDSSDMAFKIAGSMAFREGFLEAKPVILEPIFNVEIVVPDEFTGDVMGDISSRRGKIAGMDPDGRNQIVRATVPQAELYQYAVDLRSMTQGQGVYTLSFSHYEEVPHEVAQKIIEEAKREKEAEG
- a CDS encoding DUF2914 domain-containing protein, translated to MKFSLSFVILLAFCLLSQLVWSQEAEKSTPFTEVETVICSGVEDRQPVGESDSFDPNVGQVYMWTHCHGATDTTMITHVWTWEGREVASVNLKVNSPSWRTWSSKQILPSWTGAWEVRVLDADGNILKSVKFRIGNAEPQPQAEEPAETPGDSL